The genomic stretch CTCCAAATTTCTTTCATTCTAGTAAGTTGACTATTCATGACTTACTATTTAATGGCAATCAGAACTGCATTCACGGAAGATGACTGGAAGCTAGTTCAGCTGGTGCTTACTTTGTTCCGGAACCTCTTGGCTGTTCAAGAAATCACATTGCCTCAGAAGGCATCTGGGGAAGCTACCCAGTTACTATTCCTGGCTGACAGTTTTTTAGAGCTCATGTTTCAAGAAAACATGATGGACCTAATCTTGGTGCTAACTCAGCATATTGATGAGCCCTCTGGTTATCTCAAGCACGAAAATCTTCTTTTATTGGAGATCTTTCATTATCTCTTCTTAGGCCGGGACCCTGAATTGATTGCCAAAGTTCGTACTGAAGGCTCAAAGGTAAACCTATTCTTTGTAACTAATTTATCTGTTTCTTTAGATGCCTCCTGTGCCCTGGCCTCTTTCCTGTGAACTTACAATGAAAAATGTGTTACTTCATTGATATTACCTAGGATCAGGTTAATAGAGATATTGATACATCAATTgattcgttgagattgatgatggAGAAGGAAGATAGGGAAAAAAAGATGTTCAGGCAACGAAATGCAGAGCAGCACTCACACAATGGAATTTTTACGTTCCTTTCAATGGTACCACCTTATTGTCAAATGCTTTTAGTTGGATTCTGCATCATATGTGGATAAATCATTCTTTGTGTTGCACTTGATCTTACAGGATGGGTCTAAATCATTGTGCAAAGGGAATCCCAGCTCAGCAATAGCATCTGCAAATAGCCTCCGGAAAATACGAAGTGTCCAAAAAGGCCCTCAGAAAAGGATAGCATGGGATAATGAACTTCTTTACATTCCAAAGGAGGGTATTATGGAAACGCTAAGAAGTTTCCTGGATCAATTTTTATCTGGAGGATATAATGGTAACTTAATAGTTTTTGTTTACCAAACTATTACTGTATTCCTTTTTTGTGTAAGCTTAGGATAACACAGCGCTTTTCAGTCCTGATGCAGTCTATTTGTGATGATATCGTGAAGGAACATCAATCTATCGAGAAATCTGATAACATTACATTCTTCAAAGTTGTTCGATTTGTCTTAGCTTTTCAACATGAGAAAGCATCAAATGCTCAGGTTTGGAACTGAACTCATGGGATATCTAGTTAATGtttcatattcttattgcttGGGCGAATTTTCTTTAGGCACTGAAATTGTCAATAGCTGCTCGTAGATAGTTGATATCATCTTTGCTATACATGAAAGTTACATTGTACATCAGTGATTTCCTTGTTATCTAGTCTTCTTTGGCTGGACTTTTTTGTGGTTATttgttatcttatctgaactgaaGACCATGATTATAACTATTCATACAGAAATTTGACTGTCATCTTGTTTTCCTGCTGTTTTGTGCCAATGTGACAATCTCTTGGTCAGAAATCTAGTGCTGGGCCCCAGATCTCTGAGACTTCACCAAGCAATGAATCTGAAGATAATCTACCATTTCGTGGTGACATATGTGGACCTGTTGCAGCCACATTGAATGAAGATATGTTCAATATAGTCATTTCCAGGTGGCGTGAGACCTATGAAGACCTGAAGCAAACTAAAGATTACAAAACACTTTCAGCCGCTGGGTCCTTAATGAAGAACATGGTAAGTAAATATGTACGCCATTCATTTAGTAAACATGGATGCTATACTTAGTTTTTGTGTAACCAGTTACATAATTCTGTCTCCCATGTTTCTTCCGAGCCAATGAGCTTGAGAACAGTTTACACTACTATGTTGTGATCAACATTCTAAAACGAAAATAGTAATGGTCGAAACAAGTGAAGTTTCAATAAAATTCGCTGGGCTTAGCTTTGAATTTGATCCATTGTTTCCATTGAGATTGGCTCAGTTTCTGTTCCTGAAAAGGTTTATTACTCCAAATAATTGGAATATTTCTCTGATATCTTTACTGAAACCAAATTTAGATGCCAACTTTAAGCTCGACAATGCAAAATAGAGATTTTGAAACTAGGCTTGAGCTTGGTTTGTTTGCTTTTGAGGTATAACTAGGAAAAATTTGAAGCCGTTTCACTATCAGTAAGTAGTAACGCAGTATCATTTGTTTATTAATTTTATTGTTGCTGAACGTTGGCGGCAATGACAAGTAGAACTGTGCAAAACTTGGTCAGAATCACAATATACTGCTATTGTGAAAACATAATTTATTTTTTTATGAAACGCGGCCTGCTTAATTCCCTATGTCTTTTTATGTTTTCCTTTAGTTCTCCATCctaagtcaaactttgtaaagtttgactaTGTATATAGAAGAAAATATTGATATCTACAGTATCAACTCAATATTGTAAGAACCAACATATATATATTTTATGTTTCATGCATTtcgtaatgtagatgttgatattattttctatatatttggtcaaacttaaaaagttTGATTTTGACGAAAAAATATATGCAACATAGTTTAGGAAGGAGGAGGTATTTTCATGGTTTCTCTATCTTTGACTTTATAAATATACCAAATCAACACACTGAAGAACTTTGTGTTGCAGATTGGCATGATATACTTGGTGCTAAAAGTTCACCCTGAAGATTCAAGGGAATCTCAAACAGCTCGTGTTTTACTGTATAAGCTGTTCTATGATCAGACAGAACAAGGCCTTACTCAATTTCTCCTGAACTTGTTCAGATCTTTTGATACTCATAAGCAACCAAAAAGGTTTATACAATAGACCCTTAAAGAAATATATATTATATACTGTGATGTTTATTTGCTGTTTAAATTTCAAGCTTGGAGTATGCTAGCAAAGGCACTGAATTGCTATTATGCTTTGCTGACATGTGTTTGGTAGTAACTTTTCTGCTTCGTAAGAATGATGCTCCACATGTACACAAGTTAGAGACATCCATTAGAGCAATCTTCGTGTTCCCAACATGTACTTCAAGCAGTTCTCCAAGCAATATGTCCCATTATGAAAATTAGGATAGGCTTTAGTTGTTACCCTGCTAAAGTTGAATGTACATCTTCAATACATTAGTCCAGTTGGTGCACATTCTTTTGCTTCATCCACTGCACCTGAAAATACTAGTTAGTGCACATTCTAATCCATTTAGCCAATGGGTGTGCAGCAAGTTGTGAATCTTGTGACGTCTAATGATGAAGTTAGATTTATGTGCAAGTTGCACCCTGCACACTGTAGTTTCTGGGTAGGGTATTTCAAGATTTGAATTGTAGTTTGTTTCTGCACAATGGAGGATTGGAGGTCCATACTATTTTGTTAATTCATTTAATTAACCAAATGTGTACTCTACTTTATATGCTTCCAACCATTGTTTCActtatctgttcttatcagtgctCTTGCGGATCTGGTAGAAACAATTCATATCATGCTACAGCTCATGGAGAAGCTTCAATCACGTGGTGCTTTAAGGGTATGCTTCCTAACTTCAATAAACTATTTCTTATATGGTCAACAAGACTGGATCACCATTTTTTTCAGCAACTATGTTTTTTAACAATTTTCAACTGCTTAAGTAAAGAGACAAATTGAGCCTACTTCCTTTTTGATTTGATTATTAACCCCCCCTTGAATTTAGGTTGCGAAGaggacaagaaagggaagaaaaaAGAAGACATCAGGTGACAAAAATGAGAATGCCAAACCTGAAACAGAGAACATGGAAACAGAGAATATGGAAACAGAGAATGTGGAAACAGAGAATATGGAAACAGAGAATGTGGAAACAGAGAATGTGGAACAAAGCTATATTGACCCAACAGGTGGGACTAAATGTACATCTGATTCACTTCCAGATTTGAGAAGTGAGGATCCTCTGGCAGAGCTTACTGTCCCGGAGGAGGGAAAAGTTGATTCCAACGTCACAGAACTACCAGATACAGCTGTGGAAACGGTGGTAAGTCTGGAGGGCACCACACAGCTTGGGGGTGATCCATCTTGTGCAGGTAGTGCTGAAATGAAAGGAAATGCCATTAATGAAGAGGAAGATACTTCagattcttcagctgatgattgcCCCCCAGCTACCAGCGAAGCTGATTTTAATGTATCACGGTTAATATCCAGCCTTGCCAACAATTCTGTTGTCCAAAATATATGCTGGTTGTTAAGGCACTATAAAACTAACTCCTTTCGAACAAATCACTACATCATATGCATGCTGCGAAGATTCTGTGAAGATCTGGAGCTGTCACCAATGCTCTATCAGGTAATAACACACTGTTGCATATTTTTCACTAGAGCTCTGTATTTTCTTGGGATCTGACACTATACTGTCTGTCTTTTGCAGCTATCGCTTCTAACTACCTTCTATGATATATTAGCTGAACAGCAGGCGTCGAGTTCAAAGGAGTATGCAAACATTGTAAATTTTCTATCTAAAGTTATAAGGAAGATGCTGAGGGCAATGAAAAAACAGCCACTGTTATTTGTTGAGATACTCTTCTGGAAATCACGAAAGGAGTGTCATCTCATTGATGCTGATGCCCTACTGAATGAGATCAAGGGGGATGTTAACAATAATGCTAGTGAAGTCGGTGCAAGTAAGGGATGGAGAGGTCCAGTAAATATAGCAGATTCTCTTGGCGATGATGAAGCTGACAATGTTATACCACAAGAACCATATGATGCTGATAAGTAAGTTTGTCTTGTGTATGTCCATTAATGTAGTGTGAATGAGATGAGTAATTTCCATTCATGTGGGGATGTAAATAGGGATGGAGATTCATCTTCTGGTGAGCGTGAAGGTGATAATCAGAAGAGCATGGGTGCCACAAATAGAAGGAACAGGTTACTGTCACTTTCAGGCAGTGACTCTGAGGATAATGATAGGTTTGTTTATATCCAGCTCTGCATTTGAATCTTACATGCTTCTTCTGGGCTCTCTTTCATTATATTCACTTATTTAGGAATACTGTATCAAGACGCTCTCAGAATTCAGGGGTCCCAAAGAGACGAGGGCGTTCCATTTTTAACGAAGAGCAAGAGAAGCTTATCAGTGATCTTTACGAGAAGTAAGTAATCAGTTTATGTCAAGAAAGAACTAGATTACTAATCAATTCATATAACATAGCTTTGCCAAGCAGAACTAAAAAAGAAGTCCCTGTTTTTACATGTATGAGGACGATGTTTTGTTACTTGGGCCTGAATCACATGCTGCCTTTCATATTGCAGATATAAGGATGACCGTAAA from Lolium rigidum isolate FL_2022 chromosome 4, APGP_CSIRO_Lrig_0.1, whole genome shotgun sequence encodes the following:
- the LOC124648260 gene encoding protein timeless homolog → MDSAVLSLTCAGLGAPEEDEEGGAVGYVKGEHCLDNLKDLQRLLRRDDPERREVFKQVCKWKIASRDLVPIIENYQADRNLVITAVKVLVFLTMPVDPSSEDVAQQIEYLWDLKAALTRNVAIAVIVSLLEDPLDHLERTAFTEDDWKLVQLVLTLFRNLLAVQEITLPQKASGEATQLLFLADSFLELMFQENMMDLILVLTQHIDEPSGYLKHENLLLLEIFHYLFLGRDPELIAKVRTEGSKDQVNRDIDTSIDSLRLMMEKEDREKKMFRQRNAEQHSHNGIFTFLSMDGSKSLCKGNPSSAIASANSLRKIRSVQKGPQKRIAWDNELLYIPKEGIMETLRSFLDQFLSGGYNVLMQSICDDIVKEHQSIEKSDNITFFKVVRFVLAFQHEKASNAQKSSAGPQISETSPSNESEDNLPFRGDICGPVAATLNEDMFNIVISRWRETYEDLKQTKDYKTLSAAGSLMKNMIGMIYLVLKVHPEDSRESQTARVLLYKLFYDQTEQGLTQFLLNLFRSFDTHKQPKSALADLVETIHIMLQLMEKLQSRGALRVAKRTRKGRKKKTSGDKNENAKPETENMETENPTGGTKCTSDSLPDLRSEDPLAELTVPEEGKVDSNVTELPDTAVETVVSLEGTTQLGGDPSCAGSAEMKGNAINEEEDTSDSSADDCPPATSEADFNVSRLISSLANNSVVQNICWLLRHYKTNSFRTNHYIICMLRRFCEDLELSPMLYQLSLLTTFYDILAEQQASSSKEYANIVNFLSKVIRKMLRAMKKQPLLFVEILFWKSRKECHLIDADALLNEIKGDVNNNASEVGASKGWRGPVNIADSLGDDEADNVIPQEPYDADKDGDSSSGEREGDNQKSMGATNRRNRLLSLSGSDSEDNDRNTVSRRSQNSGVPKRRGRSIFNEEQEKLISDLYEKYKDDRKCSHLIAEALDPSGKISSAQISRKLTQLGLRNAKKRTKVPEAPLSAGDLATQPQNHTLDDPKPESTRRRRKRLHGLSSNHDNGANHPISSDEETLQALKSRTKTKELSSEDFSPSISQHQDEALQGTDSDDETIGSMLSRGKKKRLSASDFTANGQEHQDSSKNMAPVVETIGLNTMDVSLQPESNSLDDNSGHAGEAELLDDFSEPEMDNRENSEQRVTNEMNMTESGDMGSSYGSQKAGSKRRNRLVIDDDDDDE